One genomic region from Equus asinus isolate D_3611 breed Donkey chromosome 8, EquAss-T2T_v2, whole genome shotgun sequence encodes:
- the RPP40 gene encoding ribonuclease P protein subunit p40 isoform X2, whose product MEGMARKVALKTQDPQVPIILILRSELSVSSTRQRAPEQAPKKPSHTPKKGAGASKMRSPPATRMPAGQGPGARREGAGRPSWGRACVGESMATLRRLREVPRHLLVCEKSNFGHDKSRHRHLVETHYHNYRVSFLIPECGILSKELKNLVMETGPYYFVKNLPLHELITHEFINTFVKKGSCCALTYNTNIDEDNTAALLPNGKLILSLDKDTYEETGLQGHPSRYSGRKIMKFIVSIDLMDLSCNLDSKKYKRISWSFKEKKPLKFDFLLAWHHTGAEESTMMSYFSSYRIQEHQPKIAVSTMTDLQCPVLQSSELGGKPEVACGARELLDWLGAVFSDVELNNEPNNFISTYCCPQPSTVVAKAYLCTITGFILPEKICLLLEQLCRYFDEPKLAPWVTLSVQGFADSPVSWREKEHGFRKGGEHLYNFVIFNNQDYWLQMAVGANDDCPP is encoded by the exons ATGGAGGGTATGGCGAGAAAGGTGGCTTTGAAAACGCAAGATCCACAGGTACCGATTATTCTCATCTTAAGAAGTGAGCTTAGCGTTTCAAGTACCCGTCAGAGAGCTCCTGAACAGGCTCCTAAGAAACCTAGCCACACCCCGAAGAAGGGCGCCGGGGCCTCAAAAATGCGAAGCCCGCCCGCAACGCGCATGCCCGCAGGGCAGGGACCTGGGGCAAGGCGAGAGGGGGCGGGGCGCCCGAGCTGGGGGAGGGCCTGCGTGGGGGAGAGCATGGCCACGTTGCGCAGGCTGCGAGAGGTGCCTCGGCACTTGCTGGTCTGCGAGAAATCCAACTTCGGCCACGACAAGTCGCGCCACCGGCATCTTGTGGAGACGCACTATCACAATTACAGG gtttcatttctgattcctgAATGTGGGATACtatcaaaagaactgaaaaaccTGGTCATGGAAACTGGACCCTATTACTTTGTGAAGAATTTACCTCTCCATGAGTTAATTACTCATGAGTTCATCAATACTTTTGTAAAGAAAG GCTCATGCTGTGCGCTGACATACAATACAAATATTGATGAAGACAACACTGCTGCCCTGCTGCCCAACG GGAAATTAATTTTATCACTGGATAAAGACACTTATGAAGAAACTGGACTTCAGGGTCACCCATCTCGGTATTCTGGcagaaaaatcatgaaattta ttgtttccattgATTTGATGGATTTATCCTGTAACCTGGATTCTAAGAAGTATAAACGAATATCTTGGTCCTTCAAAGAAAAGAAGCCTttgaaatttgattttcttttggctTGGCATCATACAG GTGCAGAAGAATCAACGATGATGTCATACTTTTCCAGTTACCGAATTCAAGAGCATCAGCCAAAAATAGCCGTGAGCACGATGACAGATCTGCAGTGCCCAGTGCTGCAGAGCAGTGAGCTTGGGGGCAAGCCCGAGGTGGCCTGCGGGGCTCGGGAGCTCCTCGATTGGCTGGGCGCCGTCTTCAGTGACGTCGAGCT AAATAATGAGCCTAATAACTTCATATCAACCTATTGCTGTCCTCAGCCAAGCACAGTGGTGGCAAAAGCCTATTTGTGTACAATCACTGGTTTCATACTTCCGGAGAAGATATGTCTCCTGTTGGAACAGCTGTG tcgCTACTTCGATGAGCCAAAGTTAGCTCCTTGGGTTACGTTGTCGGTTCAAGGCTTTGCAGACAGCCCTGTTTCCTGGAGAGAAAAGGAACATGGTTTTCGAAAAGGAGGAGAACATTTATACAACTTTGTGATTTTTAATAATCAGGACTATTGGCTTCAGATGGCTGTGGGGGCAAATGATGACTGTCCACCataa
- the RPP40 gene encoding ribonuclease P protein subunit p40 isoform X1 → MEGMARKVALKTQDPQVPIILILRSELSVSSTRQRAPEQAPKKPSHTPKKGAGASKMRSPPATRMPAGQGPGARREGAGRPSWGRACVGESMATLRRLREVPRHLLVCEKSNFGHDKSRHRHLVETHYHNYRVSFLIPECGILSKELKNLVMETGPYYFVKNLPLHELITHEFINTFVKKVFSSEPFVCHCVSASLRIPPSLCSCCALTYNTNIDEDNTAALLPNGKLILSLDKDTYEETGLQGHPSRYSGRKIMKFIVSIDLMDLSCNLDSKKYKRISWSFKEKKPLKFDFLLAWHHTGAEESTMMSYFSSYRIQEHQPKIAVSTMTDLQCPVLQSSELGGKPEVACGARELLDWLGAVFSDVELNNEPNNFISTYCCPQPSTVVAKAYLCTITGFILPEKICLLLEQLCRYFDEPKLAPWVTLSVQGFADSPVSWREKEHGFRKGGEHLYNFVIFNNQDYWLQMAVGANDDCPP, encoded by the exons ATGGAGGGTATGGCGAGAAAGGTGGCTTTGAAAACGCAAGATCCACAGGTACCGATTATTCTCATCTTAAGAAGTGAGCTTAGCGTTTCAAGTACCCGTCAGAGAGCTCCTGAACAGGCTCCTAAGAAACCTAGCCACACCCCGAAGAAGGGCGCCGGGGCCTCAAAAATGCGAAGCCCGCCCGCAACGCGCATGCCCGCAGGGCAGGGACCTGGGGCAAGGCGAGAGGGGGCGGGGCGCCCGAGCTGGGGGAGGGCCTGCGTGGGGGAGAGCATGGCCACGTTGCGCAGGCTGCGAGAGGTGCCTCGGCACTTGCTGGTCTGCGAGAAATCCAACTTCGGCCACGACAAGTCGCGCCACCGGCATCTTGTGGAGACGCACTATCACAATTACAGG gtttcatttctgattcctgAATGTGGGATACtatcaaaagaactgaaaaaccTGGTCATGGAAACTGGACCCTATTACTTTGTGAAGAATTTACCTCTCCATGAGTTAATTACTCATGAGTTCATCAATACTTTTGTAAAGAAAG TTTTTTCCTCGGAGCCGTTTGTTTGTCACTGTGTTTCAGCGTCTTTACGGATTCCACCCTCACTAT GCTCATGCTGTGCGCTGACATACAATACAAATATTGATGAAGACAACACTGCTGCCCTGCTGCCCAACG GGAAATTAATTTTATCACTGGATAAAGACACTTATGAAGAAACTGGACTTCAGGGTCACCCATCTCGGTATTCTGGcagaaaaatcatgaaattta ttgtttccattgATTTGATGGATTTATCCTGTAACCTGGATTCTAAGAAGTATAAACGAATATCTTGGTCCTTCAAAGAAAAGAAGCCTttgaaatttgattttcttttggctTGGCATCATACAG GTGCAGAAGAATCAACGATGATGTCATACTTTTCCAGTTACCGAATTCAAGAGCATCAGCCAAAAATAGCCGTGAGCACGATGACAGATCTGCAGTGCCCAGTGCTGCAGAGCAGTGAGCTTGGGGGCAAGCCCGAGGTGGCCTGCGGGGCTCGGGAGCTCCTCGATTGGCTGGGCGCCGTCTTCAGTGACGTCGAGCT AAATAATGAGCCTAATAACTTCATATCAACCTATTGCTGTCCTCAGCCAAGCACAGTGGTGGCAAAAGCCTATTTGTGTACAATCACTGGTTTCATACTTCCGGAGAAGATATGTCTCCTGTTGGAACAGCTGTG tcgCTACTTCGATGAGCCAAAGTTAGCTCCTTGGGTTACGTTGTCGGTTCAAGGCTTTGCAGACAGCCCTGTTTCCTGGAGAGAAAAGGAACATGGTTTTCGAAAAGGAGGAGAACATTTATACAACTTTGTGATTTTTAATAATCAGGACTATTGGCTTCAGATGGCTGTGGGGGCAAATGATGACTGTCCACCataa